One Acidimicrobiales bacterium DNA window includes the following coding sequences:
- a CDS encoding DJ-1/PfpI family protein yields the protein MANELNGKRVAFLVANEGVEQVELTEPWKAVEAAGGRPELLAPEAGEVQAFHHLDRGDTFPVDRTVGEASPDDYDGLVLPGGVANPDRLRTSPEAVAFTRAFVE from the coding sequence ATGGCGAACGAGCTCAACGGCAAGCGCGTCGCGTTCCTGGTGGCCAACGAGGGCGTCGAGCAGGTCGAGCTGACCGAGCCGTGGAAGGCCGTCGAGGCGGCCGGCGGCCGGCCCGAGCTGCTCGCCCCCGAGGCCGGCGAGGTCCAGGCGTTCCACCACCTCGACCGGGGCGACACGTTCCCGGTCGACCGCACGGTCGGCGAGGCGTCCCCCGACGACTACGACGGGCTCGTGCTGCCCGGCGGGGTGGCCAACCCCGACCGTCTCCGGACCTCGCCCGAGGCCGTCGCCTTCACCCGGGCGTTCGTGGAGG